The segment GGTTAGCACCATGCACAGATACAGATGCGATCTCACCACAAGCGAAAAGACCTTGTACTTCTTGATCAACACCAGATGCTGTTTGTTTAAGGGCTTGGCCTGATACCTGAGTCGGTACTCCCCCCATCATGTAATGACAAGTAGGGATGACTGGAATCGGCTCTTTAACAGGATCAATATGGGCAAAGGTACGCGATAATTCACAAATACCCGGTAGACGTGATTCAAGAACATCTTTACCTAAATGATCAAGTTTCAATTTAATGTGAGGTCCCCATGGGCCATCGCAACCACGACCTTCACGGATCTCAACCATCATTGAACGTGCAACCACATCACGACCAGCCAAATCTTTAGCATTAGGTGCATAACGCTCCATGAAGCGTTCGCCATCTTTATTTAAAAGATAACCACCTTCACCACGACAACCTTCAGTTACCAGTACACCCGCGCCAGCAATACCCGTTGGGTGGAATTGCCACATTTCCATATCTTGCATTGGCACGCCAGCACGAAGCGCCATACCAACACCGTCACCAGTGTTAATGTGCGCATTTGTTGTCGAAGCGTAAATACGACCAGCGCCACCTGTTGCAAGGATAGTAGCTTTAGATTTGAAGTAACAAATCTCGCCTGTCTCCATACACAAAGCAGTACAACCTAAAATTGCACCATCTTGGTTTTTTACTAAATCTAACGCATACCACTCAGAAAAAATCGTCGTTTGATGCTTAATATTTTGCTGATAAAGAGTATGAAGTAACGCGTGACCAGTACGGTCAGCAGCAGCGGCTGTACGCGCGGCTTGCTCGCCACCAAACTCTTTAGATTGACCACCGAATGGTCGCTGATAAATCGAGCCATTATCAAAGCGAGAAAATGGCAACCCCATTTTCTCTAATTCTATTACTGACTTAGGGCCATTTTGACACATGTATTCAATGGCGTTCTGATCACCAATGTAATCAGAGCCTTTTACCGTGTCATACATATGCCACTGCCAGTTATCTGGGTGTGAATTACCCAGCGCAACAGTAATACCGCCCTGCGCAGATACAGTATGAGAGCGCGTAGGGAACACTTTTGATAACAAGGCACATTTTAGTCCTTGTTCTGAAATTTGTAATGCGGCTCGCATACCCGCACCACCCGCACCGATAACAACGGCATCAAACTCACGAACTGCAATGCTCACTTACACACCCCACACAATGAAGAAACCCGCAAATAGGTAAACAAAAAGAACTGCTACAACAACAAACTGCAATCCCACTCTTAAAACGGCAGGTTTAATGTAGTCTGTTAACACTTGCCACAAACCAATCCAAGCATGAACAAGAATGGAAACCAAAGCTAACATAGTAAAAACTTTGGTACTGATTTGATTGAAGAATGCACTCCAAGTTTCAAACGTTAGCTCTGGGCCAAACGCAAAGAAACCAACCATGTATACGGTGTAAAGCGTCAAAATGATCGCTGTAGCGCGGATCAAAATAAAATCGTGTATACCATTACGGCCGACGGAAGATACGTTATTTACCATACTAAGCCTCCTGCAAATACTGCTAGTACAGCGACAATTGCAAAACTAATTTTGGTACTTGCAATGCCTGTGTCCATTTCTTCGAAATAACCTAAATCCATCAACAAATGACGGATACCTAAAACAATGTGATAAAACAATGCGGTCAGTACTCCCCACAGAATAAATTTCACAAAAAAGCTATCAGTAATACTGGCAGCGGATGTAAAACCTTCAGGAGAAGATAGAGATAGGTTTAGCAGCCATAGCAAGATGGCAAGGGATACGAATGTAATCACACCTGAAACGCGGTGTAGGATTGACGCTATCGCAGTTAGCGGAAAGCGAATCGTTTGTAGGTCGAGATTGACAGGTCTTGGCTTTTTTACTTTCACGGTTTGCCCACTCAGCTCCATTGAAGCAATTTATTTTTTTATTAAATTCTCTGAGATATACGTACAAGCCAGCAAACAAGTGCAACAAAAATTCAATATTAGGTTATTATTATGTTGAGCAGACGTTGTAAGCGTCATTACCTAACTCTTAAAAATAAATGACACATGTTTGTAAAATCCTGGCGGGTAGTATAACCAGAGACCTAGCCTCACTATACGCCCCGTAACATTCAAAAACAATTCCAGTTACATGATGTCAAACACGATTCTCATAAATTCATACTTTTTGATTTAAAGTTATTAACAAGCGCACACAAAGAAGCACAATAATTGACAAAGGTTGCGCCTAACGGTACAACAAATGCACATCCGCATCGGATTAGGATTATAAAAATAGCAAAGGAGATTGTTATGGCAGATAAGAAAGCTACTCTTCATATTGAAGGGAAAGCACCTATCGAACTGCCGATTATCGGGGGCTCTGAGGGCCAAGATGTAATTGATGTGCGTAAACTTGGTGCAAACGGCTTTTTTACATTTGACCCAGGTTTTCTAGCAACAGCCTCGTGTGAATCTCAAATTACATACATTGATGGCGAAGAAGGAATCTTGCTTCATCGAGGTTTCCCGATTGATCAATTAGCC is part of the Photobacterium angustum genome and harbors:
- the sdhA gene encoding succinate dehydrogenase flavoprotein subunit — protein: MSIAVREFDAVVIGAGGAGMRAALQISEQGLKCALLSKVFPTRSHTVSAQGGITVALGNSHPDNWQWHMYDTVKGSDYIGDQNAIEYMCQNGPKSVIELEKMGLPFSRFDNGSIYQRPFGGQSKEFGGEQAARTAAAADRTGHALLHTLYQQNIKHQTTIFSEWYALDLVKNQDGAILGCTALCMETGEICYFKSKATILATGGAGRIYASTTNAHINTGDGVGMALRAGVPMQDMEMWQFHPTGIAGAGVLVTEGCRGEGGYLLNKDGERFMERYAPNAKDLAGRDVVARSMMVEIREGRGCDGPWGPHIKLKLDHLGKDVLESRLPGICELSRTFAHIDPVKEPIPVIPTCHYMMGGVPTQVSGQALKQTASGVDQEVQGLFACGEIASVSVHGANRLGGNSLLDLVVFGRATGLHLGETLAAQTEARPATDSDIEASLARVNRWNTTQKGEDPVQIRKDLQSCMQNNFSVFREGDAMATGLTELKEIRERLKHARLDDTSSEFNTQRIECLELENLMETAMATAVAANYRTESRGAHARFDFPERDDANWLCHSIYNPETEAMSKRDVNMSPVHREAFPPKARTY
- the sdhD gene encoding succinate dehydrogenase, hydrophobic membrane anchor protein, with the translated sequence MVNNVSSVGRNGIHDFILIRATAIILTLYTVYMVGFFAFGPELTFETWSAFFNQISTKVFTMLALVSILVHAWIGLWQVLTDYIKPAVLRVGLQFVVVAVLFVYLFAGFFIVWGV
- the sdhC gene encoding succinate dehydrogenase cytochrome b556 subunit, which gives rise to MELSGQTVKVKKPRPVNLDLQTIRFPLTAIASILHRVSGVITFVSLAILLWLLNLSLSSPEGFTSAASITDSFFVKFILWGVLTALFYHIVLGIRHLLMDLGYFEEMDTGIASTKISFAIVAVLAVFAGGLVW